One part of the Paracoccus sp. MBLB3053 genome encodes these proteins:
- a CDS encoding pyridoxal-phosphate-dependent aminotransferase family protein, which produces MSFALGRPVIAIPGPSPVPDRVLRAMHRPSPDIYGAELAQENHAMVERLKRLAGTTAHCAPYIGNGHAGWEAANVNLFNRGETALVLTSGHFGRSWAQSARMLGIAVEELDFGLAPPDPQRLADRLARDRRQEIKAVLVCQVDTASSARADIPAIRAAMRDHPALLAVDAIASLGCEPMQMDEWGVDLLVSASQKGLMVPPGVALIWLSERLKGQARTDLATPYWDWTPRAEAQELWQFWGGTPPVQHIYGLNEALTLLLEEETLPVAWARHEALARATWAALEAWGATGTGISAVIAYPAGRARSVTAATIPKATELRRWTQEKAGLTLGVGLGAADPDAGLRIAHMGHVSAHQLLGTLAVIEAGMDAIGIPHGPGGVEAAARLIAQTA; this is translated from the coding sequence ATGAGCTTTGCCCTTGGGCGTCCGGTCATCGCCATCCCCGGTCCCTCGCCTGTCCCGGATCGCGTCCTGCGCGCGATGCATCGCCCCTCGCCCGATATTTACGGAGCCGAGCTTGCGCAGGAAAACCATGCTATGGTCGAGCGGCTGAAGCGCCTCGCCGGCACGACCGCCCATTGCGCCCCCTATATCGGAAACGGCCATGCCGGCTGGGAAGCCGCGAATGTCAACCTGTTCAACCGGGGCGAGACCGCGCTCGTCCTCACCTCGGGACATTTCGGCCGCAGCTGGGCGCAAAGCGCGCGCATGCTCGGGATCGCGGTCGAGGAGCTGGATTTCGGCCTTGCCCCGCCCGATCCACAGCGCCTTGCCGACCGTCTTGCCCGGGACCGGCGCCAAGAGATCAAGGCGGTGCTGGTCTGTCAGGTCGACACGGCAAGCTCTGCCCGGGCCGACATTCCGGCCATCCGCGCGGCCATGCGTGACCATCCCGCGCTTCTGGCCGTCGATGCGATTGCCTCGCTTGGTTGCGAGCCGATGCAGATGGACGAATGGGGCGTCGACCTGCTTGTTTCGGCCAGCCAGAAAGGCTTGATGGTGCCGCCGGGCGTCGCGCTGATCTGGCTTTCGGAGCGTCTCAAGGGGCAGGCGCGCACCGACCTTGCCACGCCCTATTGGGATTGGACGCCGCGCGCAGAAGCGCAGGAGCTTTGGCAATTCTGGGGCGGCACACCCCCCGTCCAGCACATCTACGGATTGAACGAGGCGCTGACCCTGCTTCTGGAGGAAGAGACGCTGCCGGTCGCGTGGGCCCGCCACGAAGCGCTGGCCCGCGCGACTTGGGCCGCGCTCGAGGCGTGGGGCGCGACGGGAACGGGCATCTCGGCCGTGATCGCCTATCCCGCGGGACGGGCACGATCGGTAACGGCCGCGACCATCCCGAAGGCGACCGAACTGCGCCGCTGGACGCAGGAAAAAGCCGGGCTGACCCTGGGTGTCGGACTGGGCGCGGCCGATCCCGACGCCGGACTGCGCATCGCGCATATGGGCCATGTCAGCGCGCATCAACTGCTGGGCACGCTTGCCGTGATCGAGGCGGGGATGGATGCAATCGGCATTCCTCATGGGCCCGGCGGCGTCGAGGCTGCTGCGCGCCTGATCGCTCAAACCGCCTGA
- a CDS encoding siderophore-interacting protein encodes MRRTKPPEFHSEVLLRDTDFAMLDRLLRSEAREHGLDLHDGHGRSTWCQTEWGEFGAKKRGGDVLIFARAHRPEWLAAMKETITDHVMAAMPGRALTMRWSSLADIGKPPANFSLARAGQARRISEDFVRLRLHSPDLTRLASEDSIHFRLLLPAPGDGRPEWPRVGANGQTNWPAGAKALHRPVYTIRKINAAEGWLDTDIYLHSGGRVTQWVLHGAGPFEVGLIGPSGGGIPRTAKLVLAADESGYPAIARIIEARPQAQGTVWLMGRRNDYPMPSAPNLEIFHLPEGADALPAILASAPPPADAFLWMAAEKGSIAAIRRILLQDPEHDPHLTHLSAYWSRPSADPASAE; translated from the coding sequence ATGCGTCGGACCAAACCACCCGAATTCCACTCCGAAGTCCTCCTCCGCGATACGGACTTCGCCATGCTCGACCGTCTTCTGCGCAGCGAGGCGCGGGAACATGGGCTAGATCTGCATGACGGTCATGGCCGCTCGACATGGTGCCAGACCGAATGGGGCGAATTCGGCGCCAAGAAACGCGGCGGGGACGTTCTGATATTCGCCCGTGCGCACCGCCCCGAGTGGTTGGCGGCGATGAAGGAAACAATCACCGATCATGTCATGGCGGCCATGCCCGGTCGCGCCTTGACGATGCGCTGGTCGTCCTTGGCCGACATCGGCAAACCGCCCGCCAATTTCAGCCTTGCCCGTGCGGGACAGGCGCGGCGAATATCTGAGGATTTCGTCCGATTGCGGCTTCATTCCCCAGACCTGACCCGGCTTGCATCCGAAGATTCGATCCATTTCCGCCTTTTGCTGCCTGCGCCGGGCGACGGCCGCCCCGAATGGCCTCGGGTCGGCGCGAATGGTCAGACCAACTGGCCAGCCGGGGCGAAAGCGCTGCATCGCCCGGTCTACACCATACGCAAGATCAATGCGGCAGAAGGATGGCTGGACACCGACATCTATCTTCACTCCGGCGGCCGAGTCACCCAATGGGTCTTGCATGGCGCCGGACCCTTCGAAGTCGGGCTGATCGGCCCCAGTGGTGGCGGAATTCCCCGGACCGCGAAGCTGGTCCTGGCCGCGGACGAATCCGGATACCCCGCAATCGCACGGATCATCGAGGCGCGCCCGCAGGCGCAGGGCACGGTCTGGCTGATGGGCCGGAGAAACGACTATCCCATGCCATCGGCGCCAAACCTGGAAATCTTCCATCTGCCCGAGGGCGCCGATGCGCTGCCGGCGATCCTCGCCTCGGCACCGCCGCCGGCCGACGCGTTCCTTTGGATGGCAGCCGAGAAGGGCAGCATTGCAGCGATCCGCCGGATTTTACTGCAAGATCCGGAACACGACCCGCATCTGACGCATCTTTCGGCTTATTGGAGCCGACCTTCGGCGGACCCCGCTTCGGCCGAATAG
- the exbB gene encoding tonB-system energizer ExbB, translated as MSLPSQPRLCAGIALSLAVLLTAAPLWAQDAGSAPPATVIEPSPAQSGAGQPTATSAPEETDTAAPAAPDATSQTMATPAPSAGTPEAPEAPAAPSDAAQAVEPDATGATQMAQPQPGAGPVPAAPAEPASRTEDSFFPDIIQQALEPLAPQERDPTLPHDLSPMGMFWAADLVVKGVMLGLAFASIVTWTVLVAKFLELAGAMNRVRNGIRRIETASSLPAALSAIGKRRDPVSRMIRAAASEYDRSAPALDVAGDSGLKERVESHLDRIEAVAGRSMGRGTGVLATIGSTAPFVGLFGTVWGIMNSFIGISEAQTTNLAVVAPGIAEALLATAIGLVAAIPAVVIYNVFARAITGYRLRLANASAGVRRLVSRDLDFRSAIPSREA; from the coding sequence ATGAGCCTACCGTCGCAGCCGCGCCTTTGCGCGGGGATTGCCCTTTCGCTTGCCGTCCTGCTGACCGCCGCACCGCTTTGGGCACAGGACGCAGGCAGCGCGCCTCCGGCGACGGTGATCGAGCCCAGCCCGGCCCAGTCAGGTGCCGGGCAACCCACGGCCACATCAGCACCAGAGGAAACGGACACCGCCGCGCCGGCAGCGCCTGACGCGACGAGCCAAACCATGGCAACACCCGCGCCCTCTGCAGGCACGCCCGAAGCACCCGAAGCGCCGGCAGCCCCGAGCGACGCCGCACAGGCCGTGGAACCGGATGCCACCGGCGCAACCCAGATGGCCCAGCCGCAACCGGGCGCTGGTCCGGTGCCGGCCGCTCCGGCCGAACCGGCATCTCGCACCGAAGACAGCTTCTTCCCTGATATCATCCAGCAGGCACTGGAACCGCTTGCGCCTCAGGAACGCGACCCGACCCTGCCGCACGATCTGTCGCCGATGGGCATGTTCTGGGCCGCAGACCTCGTGGTCAAGGGCGTCATGCTGGGTCTCGCCTTCGCATCGATCGTCACCTGGACCGTCCTGGTCGCCAAGTTCCTGGAACTCGCCGGCGCCATGAACCGGGTCAGGAACGGTATCCGGCGGATCGAGACGGCCTCCAGCCTGCCCGCGGCGCTTTCCGCCATCGGAAAGCGACGCGATCCGGTATCGCGGATGATCCGTGCGGCAGCCAGCGAATATGACCGCTCGGCCCCGGCCCTGGACGTCGCGGGCGACAGCGGCCTCAAGGAACGCGTCGAATCCCATCTCGATCGCATCGAGGCCGTGGCCGGTCGCAGCATGGGACGTGGCACCGGGGTGCTGGCCACAATCGGTTCGACCGCACCCTTCGTCGGGCTTTTCGGAACGGTCTGGGGCATCATGAACAGCTTCATCGGCATTTCCGAGGCCCAGACCACGAACCTTGCAGTCGTGGCCCCGGGCATTGCCGAAGCCTTGCTTGCAACCGCGATCGGCCTCGTCGCGGCGATCCCCGCCGTGGTCATCTACAACGTCTTCGCGCGCGCCATCACGGGCTACCGACTGCGGCTCGCCAATGCCTCGGCCGGAGTGAGGCGGCTGGTCAGCCGCGATCTCGATTTCCGCAGCGCCATCCCCAGCAGAGAGGCCTGA
- the exbD gene encoding TonB system transport protein ExbD codes for MAGGIRKTQGDDLVENHEINVTPFIDVMLVLLIIFMVAAPLATVDVNVDLPVSNATPAQRPDQPVWVTVKPDLTLALGNDDIPDGGLASALAAATGNDHEKRIFLRADKAVTYGDLMGVMNTLRETGYLKIALVGLETTAAGGAAPAPEASASSGTSQP; via the coding sequence ATGGCAGGCGGCATCCGCAAAACGCAGGGCGACGATCTGGTCGAGAACCATGAAATCAACGTCACCCCCTTCATTGACGTCATGCTGGTCTTGCTGATCATCTTCATGGTCGCGGCCCCGCTTGCGACCGTGGACGTCAATGTCGATCTGCCGGTGTCGAATGCCACACCGGCGCAGCGTCCCGACCAGCCTGTCTGGGTCACGGTCAAGCCGGACCTGACCCTTGCGCTCGGCAATGACGACATCCCGGACGGCGGGCTTGCCAGCGCCTTGGCCGCGGCAACCGGCAATGACCACGAAAAGCGGATATTCCTGCGCGCCGACAAGGCTGTGACCTATGGCGATCTCATGGGGGTGATGAACACCCTGCGCGAGACCGGCTATCTGAAGATCGCACTTGTCGGCCTTGAAACAACCGCGGCAGGCGGCGCGGCCCCCGCGCCAGAGGCGTCCGCGTCAAGCGGGACGTCCCAACCATGA
- a CDS encoding energy transducer TonB family protein → MNERGGLRTAALWGSAAILVLGAHLGGALLLLHHAQAAAPPGLPDPIFIELAPLPEAATPPEETDTPELAEAAPEPEPEPEPEPEPDPEPEPAPDFVMDQPLPELEPLPDMNSLFPPPPDAVVLQSSARPKQRPEPREPEPEPRRVEKQPEPKQVEKKKERAEREQPARQATTTARAPQAERSAAPQAQTGQPSARQVATWQSKVQSTVNRHMQRARLKRGGVSVTIAFTINANGQVSRGRLTGSTGDPQTDAALARQASSLPRMPAHPSGRAIPVTLPVTIRR, encoded by the coding sequence ATGAACGAGCGCGGCGGATTGCGCACGGCCGCGCTTTGGGGATCCGCCGCGATCCTGGTGCTTGGCGCGCATCTCGGCGGAGCCCTGCTGCTTTTGCACCACGCCCAGGCCGCAGCCCCGCCGGGCCTGCCCGATCCGATCTTCATCGAGCTGGCACCGCTGCCCGAGGCCGCGACCCCGCCCGAAGAGACCGACACGCCCGAACTGGCCGAGGCGGCACCGGAGCCGGAGCCGGAACCCGAGCCGGAACCCGAGCCAGATCCGGAACCCGAGCCCGCGCCGGATTTTGTCATGGACCAGCCCCTGCCCGAGCTCGAGCCGCTGCCCGACATGAACTCGCTTTTCCCACCGCCACCCGATGCGGTGGTGTTGCAAAGCTCGGCCCGCCCGAAGCAGCGCCCCGAACCCCGAGAACCCGAGCCAGAGCCCAGACGCGTCGAGAAACAGCCCGAACCGAAGCAGGTCGAAAAGAAAAAAGAGCGTGCCGAGCGCGAACAGCCGGCGCGTCAGGCGACGACCACGGCGCGCGCGCCGCAGGCCGAACGCAGCGCCGCGCCCCAGGCGCAGACCGGTCAGCCCTCGGCACGTCAGGTTGCGACCTGGCAATCCAAGGTGCAGTCCACCGTCAACCGGCACATGCAGCGTGCGCGTCTGAAACGCGGGGGCGTCAGCGTGACCATTGCCTTCACGATCAATGCCAATGGCCAGGTTTCGCGCGGCAGGTTGACCGGATCGACCGGAGATCCGCAAACCGATGCGGCCCTTGCCCGGCAGGCGTCCAGCCTGCCCCGCATGCCCGCCCACCCCTCGGGACGGGCCATACCGGTCACGCTGCCGGTGACGATCCGGCGCTGA
- a CDS encoding hydrogen peroxide-inducible genes activator, which yields MNFTLRQITYFLAVARLRNFGRAAEVSNVSQPGLSSQIAQLEARLGGALFERGAGAGPVRLTGLGERLLPVAQELIDTAQRLQAIARAGRTALTGKLRLAIIPTVAPYLIPKLIAALRQNHPMLDLELHEVATDDLLNGIGSHRYDAGLMALPVGEDGIVAEPVLRDGFLIALSEDDDTFLSGPAKPESIAAERLLLLADGHCLRDQALEVCGMRSPRRKVNLEAASMATLMRMVSSGLGMTLIPKLALSDEGRVQRLRIVPFAPPEPSRDLAVVWRRNSDAATDARALAEVIRGLASELGVEAISAGSSPAA from the coding sequence ATGAACTTCACGCTTCGCCAGATCACCTATTTCCTTGCGGTGGCAAGGCTTCGCAACTTTGGCCGGGCGGCAGAGGTGTCCAATGTTTCCCAGCCCGGTCTTTCCAGTCAGATTGCGCAGCTCGAGGCGCGCCTTGGCGGCGCGCTGTTCGAGCGCGGTGCAGGCGCGGGCCCGGTCCGTCTGACTGGGCTTGGGGAACGGCTTCTGCCTGTCGCACAGGAGTTGATCGACACGGCCCAACGATTGCAGGCCATAGCACGCGCCGGGCGAACCGCGCTGACAGGGAAGCTGCGACTGGCCATAATTCCGACCGTGGCTCCGTATCTCATTCCGAAGCTGATTGCCGCTCTCCGCCAGAACCACCCCATGCTGGATCTGGAACTGCACGAAGTGGCGACCGACGATCTGCTGAACGGAATCGGCAGCCATCGCTACGATGCCGGCCTGATGGCACTGCCGGTCGGAGAAGATGGGATCGTTGCCGAGCCGGTGTTGCGAGATGGCTTCCTGATCGCCCTTTCGGAAGACGACGATACGTTCCTGTCCGGCCCGGCCAAGCCCGAAAGCATCGCCGCCGAGCGGCTGTTGCTGCTGGCCGACGGGCACTGCCTGAGGGATCAGGCACTTGAGGTCTGCGGCATGCGCAGCCCGAGGCGCAAGGTCAATCTCGAGGCGGCTTCGATGGCCACATTGATGCGGATGGTATCAAGCGGGCTTGGCATGACACTGATCCCGAAGCTCGCGCTTTCGGATGAAGGTCGGGTGCAGCGTTTGCGCATCGTGCCCTTCGCACCGCCAGAACCGTCGCGGGATCTGGCAGTGGTGTGGCGCCGTAACTCCGATGCCGCAACCGATGCACGCGCCTTGGCCGAAGTGATCCGTGGACTAGCGTCCGAACTTGGCGTCGAGGCGATCAGCGCCGGATCGTCACCGGCAGCGTGA
- a CDS encoding hemolysin family protein yields the protein MWIEIAIVVLLTLLNGLLAMSELAIVSSRPARLKVLADRGNRGAATAIELAEQPGRFLSSVQIGITLVGVLSGAFSGATLGARLAAALPGWGVPTSLAQPLGMGGVVVAITYLSLILGELVPKQIALRSPETVAARVAPLMRGISRAAAPLVWLLDRSGKLVLALLRQTGDDNRGISDEEIRLVIAEAENAGVIHRAETEMIAGVMRIADRSARGLMTPRRDIPAIDLGDGHDEIARKFKESHRTRLPVSDGDEDNLIGVVASADLIGVNDQSFDLREAMKPAPIIPETMDAPEVISRLRASPGQMLLVYDEYGHFEGVVTPMDVLEAITGEFSGMDDDEPKLVLRDDGSLLVAGWMPVDEFADRLAVPLDDDRDYSTVAGLVLDLAGAIPQVGDRVEWDGWRIEVVDLDGRRIDKLLVSRPTRG from the coding sequence ATGTGGATCGAAATCGCCATCGTTGTTCTTCTGACCCTGCTCAACGGGTTGCTTGCCATGTCCGAACTGGCAATTGTTTCGTCCCGCCCGGCGCGGTTGAAGGTTCTTGCCGATCGCGGAAATCGTGGGGCGGCAACCGCGATCGAACTGGCCGAACAACCGGGACGCTTTCTTTCCTCGGTCCAGATCGGAATTACCCTTGTCGGCGTGCTTTCGGGTGCTTTTTCTGGCGCGACGCTTGGCGCCCGGCTTGCGGCGGCGCTGCCGGGTTGGGGTGTGCCGACCTCGCTGGCCCAACCGCTGGGCATGGGGGGCGTCGTTGTCGCGATCACCTACCTGTCGCTGATCCTCGGTGAGCTGGTCCCCAAGCAGATCGCGCTGCGCTCGCCCGAAACGGTGGCCGCGCGGGTCGCGCCCCTGATGCGGGGCATATCGCGCGCTGCGGCGCCTCTGGTCTGGCTTCTCGATCGTTCCGGCAAGCTCGTGCTCGCCCTGTTGCGCCAGACCGGTGACGACAATCGAGGCATCTCGGATGAGGAAATCCGGTTGGTGATCGCCGAGGCCGAGAATGCGGGTGTCATTCATCGTGCCGAGACCGAGATGATCGCGGGGGTGATGCGGATCGCGGACCGAAGCGCACGCGGGCTGATGACCCCCCGGCGCGACATTCCGGCCATCGATCTAGGGGACGGACATGACGAGATCGCCCGCAAGTTCAAGGAAAGCCATCGGACCCGGCTTCCGGTGAGCGACGGCGATGAGGACAACCTGATCGGCGTCGTCGCCAGCGCCGATCTGATCGGGGTGAACGACCAATCCTTCGACCTGCGCGAGGCGATGAAGCCTGCGCCCATCATCCCCGAGACGATGGACGCGCCCGAAGTGATTTCCCGGCTGAGGGCTTCGCCCGGACAGATGTTGCTCGTCTATGATGAATATGGACATTTCGAAGGTGTCGTCACGCCGATGGACGTGCTCGAGGCAATCACCGGGGAGTTCTCGGGCATGGATGACGACGAACCCAAGCTGGTGCTGCGAGACGATGGCAGCCTGCTGGTCGCAGGCTGGATGCCGGTCGATGAATTCGCAGACCGACTTGCGGTGCCGCTGGACGATGACCGGGATTACTCCACCGTTGCCGGTCTGGTGCTGGACCTTGCCGGAGCGATCCCGCAGGTTGGGGACCGAGTCGAATGGGACGGCTGGCGCATCGAGGTTGTCGATCTCGACGGACGCCGCATCGACAAGCTTCTGGTGTCCCGTCCGACGCGCGGATAA
- a CDS encoding exopolysaccharide biosynthesis protein, translating to MIDDKSEDSPEPPRRCGPGGVDDFTPVCGDEPSPDPGPNPNRPRQSLSQRLAELAQDDARERVAMSDLLDLLPGRALAALILIFAAPNVVPAPPGLSAILGWPLIYLSWQQLTGQRPWLPPVIARRSISHDVFAGLVRRVAPVLAWLERLLRPRVERLVSPAAEKVVGGICLVLSVVLLLPVPLGNMLPAFAISVMMLGLLERDGLWVGIGIALGISSFVVAVGVVYAMIKAVIFVLSRSFV from the coding sequence ATGATCGACGACAAATCCGAAGACAGTCCCGAGCCTCCGCGAAGATGCGGGCCGGGAGGTGTCGATGACTTCACCCCCGTTTGCGGGGATGAACCTTCGCCGGATCCCGGCCCCAATCCGAACAGGCCGCGCCAAAGCCTTTCGCAGCGGCTGGCCGAACTGGCGCAGGATGATGCCCGCGAGCGCGTCGCGATGAGCGATTTGCTGGACCTGTTGCCGGGGCGGGCCCTGGCCGCGCTTATCCTGATCTTCGCCGCGCCGAACGTCGTGCCCGCTCCTCCGGGGCTTTCGGCCATACTGGGCTGGCCGCTCATCTATCTCAGCTGGCAGCAATTGACCGGGCAGCGTCCATGGCTGCCGCCGGTGATCGCGCGGCGCTCGATCTCGCATGATGTCTTCGCAGGGCTGGTCCGCCGGGTCGCCCCCGTTCTCGCCTGGCTCGAACGGCTGCTCCGTCCGCGCGTCGAGCGACTGGTCAGCCCGGCGGCCGAGAAGGTGGTCGGAGGCATCTGCCTTGTCCTTTCGGTCGTACTGCTCTTGCCGGTCCCGCTTGGAAACATGCTACCGGCATTTGCCATCAGCGTAATGATGCTGGGCCTGCTTGAGCGAGACGGATTGTGGGTCGGCATCGGGATCGCTCTGGGCATTTCATCTTTCGTGGTCGCGGTGGGGGTCGTCTATGCGATGATCAAGGCCGTGATCTTTGTCCTGTCGCGTTCTTTCGTCTGA